Genomic segment of Chloroflexota bacterium:
GCCCTCGGACATTCCGAGAGTCCTCGGAACATACCCGCCCCGGCACATACAAGGGTTAGGGTGAGGGGTTCCGCCGGGCGCGTGCCCAATGGAGCCGAGTCACTCGCGATGCACGGTTCCACGACGGCGCCCGTGCCCGCTACCATCCGCCTAGTCCCAATCGCACCTGGAGGTGCCGCGTGCCCGTGATGACCGGATCCGACGCCGTTGTGCAAAGCCTGATCGCCGAGGGCATCGACCTCGTCTTCGGCATCCCCGGCTACCACTCCGAGCACCTCTACGGCCGCCTCATGCAGCAGGACCGCATCCGCCACGTGCTGGTGCGGCACGAGCAGGGCGCGGGCTACATGGCCATTGGCGTGGCCCGGGTGACCGGCAAGCCCGCCTGCGTACTGAGCACAGCGGGACCGGGCGCGCTCAACATCGCCACCCCCATGGGCGAGGCCTACGGCGACGGCGTTCCCCTGCTCAACATCATGGCCGAGGACCTCTCGCCCTTTCTCTACCAGGACAAAGGATTGGTCCACGAGAGCAAGGACCAGTTCGGCGTGTTCAGCCGCCTCTCGCAGTGGGCTCGGCAGGCAATGTCTCCGGGCGAGATCCCCGGCGCCATCCACGAAGCCATGCGTCGCATGGAGATCAACCGCCCCCGGCCGACGGTGGTCGAGATCCCGCTCGACGTCTTTCAGAGTGACGGGCCGGTCGAGATTCTCGATCGCGAGACCTGGGCGCGCCCGGCCGGCGATTCGGGGGACCTCGAGCGCGCCGCCGCGCTGCTGCGCGACGCCGAGCGACCGCTGATCTGGGCCGGCGGCGGCGTCATCAACTCGGGCGCCTGGGATGAGCTGCAACAGGTGGCAGAGACCCTCGACGCCCCGGTGCTGACCACATGCAGCGGTAGGGGCTCCATTCCCGACGACCACCCGCTGGCGCTCACCAACATCTCCACCCACGGACCCGTCACGCGCCTCATGGAGCGCAGTGACGCCATGCTCGCCGTGGGCGCGGTGTTCCCGCACCTGATCACATCCAGGTGGACCCTGCCCATCCCCGAGCGCCTGATTCATATTGACATCGACCCCTCGCAGCCCGGCAAGAACTACCCGGCCGAGATCGGCATCCACGCCGACGCCAAGCTGGCGCTGACCGCGCTCGCCGCCGCCCTCGATGGCGGCGACGTCGACCGCGACGACTGGGTGGACACGGCGCGCACCGCCCGCGCCGACGTGCGCCGCGACCTGTCGCAAATGGCCCCGCTGGAGTGGAGCCTAATGCGGACCGTGCGCGAGGCCCTCCCCCGCGAGACCATCGTCGCCTGCGACCCGCACCTCTGGGGCTACTGGGCGCGCGAGCACTTCCCCATCTACGAGCCGCGCACGTT
This window contains:
- a CDS encoding thiamine pyrophosphate-binding protein; this translates as MTGSDAVVQSLIAEGIDLVFGIPGYHSEHLYGRLMQQDRIRHVLVRHEQGAGYMAIGVARVTGKPACVLSTAGPGALNIATPMGEAYGDGVPLLNIMAEDLSPFLYQDKGLVHESKDQFGVFSRLSQWARQAMSPGEIPGAIHEAMRRMEINRPRPTVVEIPLDVFQSDGPVEILDRETWARPAGDSGDLERAAALLRDAERPLIWAGGGVINSGAWDELQQVAETLDAPVLTTCSGRGSIPDDHPLALTNISTHGPVTRLMERSDAMLAVGAVFPHLITSRWTLPIPERLIHIDIDPSQPGKNYPAEIGIHADAKLALTALAAALDGGDVDRDDWVDTARTARADVRRDLSQMAPLEWSLMRTVREALPRETIVACDPHLWGYWAREHFPIYEPRTFLYGLQFGTLGYAYPVALGAKLAAPDRPAVAIGGDGGFLFTGQELATAVQLGINVPMVIFNDDAYGAIKEDFVRDYDNAYEVDLVNPDFVRYAEAFGAVGMRANPENLGDTLRRALELDRPSIIDVPAKLRRPLKVD